From Solanum lycopersicum chromosome 8, SLM_r2.1, the proteins below share one genomic window:
- the LOC104648669 gene encoding uncharacterized protein, which translates to MTSLFTPYFLPLVLVATIFNFQTSLCDIRADKALKTGICRQVQDLQFCLTTFRQIIPSHPYVPEEVTRAAITKSLQNANDNRAFVEKAQANAKDKETKDLYSICDSSYGLLITVLQDASKSLTNKDYNGLENDLAKCPRFVSDCQNVLGSKTTREMVDRSRKQFDLVLMAKIAEQLIKNR; encoded by the coding sequence ATGACTTCTCTTTTTACTCCATACTTTCTTCCTTTAGTACTTGTCGCAaccattttcaactttcaaactTCTTTATGTGACATTCGTGCAGACAAGGCATTAAAAACAGGTATATGTAGACAAGTACAAGATCTTCAATTTTGCTTAACCACTTTTAGACAAATTATACCTTCTCATCCATATGTTCCTGAAGAAGTAACTAGAGCTGCTATCACCAAATCACTACAAAATGCTAATGATAACCGTGCTTTCGTAGAGAAAGCTCAAGCAAATGCAAAAGACAAAGAGACCAAAGACTTGTATAGTATTTGTGACAGCAGTTATGGATTATTGATAACCGTTCTTCAAGATGCTTCTAAATCCTTAACTAACAAGGATTATAATGGCTTAGAAAATGACCTGGCAAAGTGTCCCCGATTTGTAAGTGACTGTCAGAATGTACTTGGTAGTAAGACAACGCGTGAAATGGTAGATAGAAGTAGAAAACAATTTGATCTTGTATTAATGGCAAAAATTGCTGAACAACTCATTAAAAATAGGTAG